The Candidatus Beckwithbacteria bacterium genome has a segment encoding these proteins:
- a CDS encoding PQ-loop repeat-containing protein encodes MVLLQSITFAGIIGFLTLIIGILVKIIGLPDQIRKNYHRKSTKGLSSTFMILSFVAYCLWTIHGILQKDVVLVLGQGLGIITTAIIIGQIFIYRNKGKDK; translated from the coding sequence ATGGTTTTGTTACAATCAATAACTTTTGCCGGAATAATAGGCTTTTTAACTTTAATAATTGGAATTCTCGTTAAAATCATTGGTCTCCCAGACCAAATCAGAAAAAACTACCATCGCAAATCCACCAAAGGTTTATCTAGTACCTTCATGATTCTTTCTTTTGTTGCCTATTGTTTGTGGACTATTCACGGCATTTTACAAAAAGATGTAGTTCTTGTTCTTGGACAGGGTTTAGGAATTATTACCACTGCCATTATTATTGGCCAAATTTTTATCTATCGTAATAAAGGAAAGGATAAATAA
- a CDS encoding DNA recombination protein RmuC, translating into MVSTEFIIFAALIILLLVAFLFIILSQIKKLQKSTSSDQTLIQWLQSMQQSLNQNNKNINDTLAQTTATINRRLDNTIGVMTEASREVARMNELGQSIKDLQLLLQSPKLRGGIGEEVLADMLAQIFPKGSFFLQHGFKSGAKVDAAIKTTAGLLCIDAKFPMENFQKKVKADTAKEREQFGKLFTADVKKHVKDIASKYILADEGTVDFAFMYVPSETIFYEIANTPEILDFAKRNRVYPVSPNTLYLHLQTILLSFEGQKIEARAKQIMSLLKTLQTDYGKLDDNLQILGKHLNNASNQYVNTSQQFGRLGQKLNQSELLEGGEK; encoded by the coding sequence ATGGTGAGTACTGAATTTATCATTTTTGCTGCTCTAATTATTCTTTTACTAGTAGCCTTTTTATTTATTATTTTGTCTCAAATAAAAAAGCTGCAAAAAAGTACTTCATCTGATCAAACGCTCATTCAATGGTTGCAATCCATGCAACAGTCTCTTAATCAAAATAATAAAAATATTAACGACACTTTGGCCCAAACTACAGCTACCATTAATCGGCGTTTAGATAATACGATTGGTGTCATGACCGAAGCGTCTAGAGAAGTAGCGCGAATGAATGAGCTAGGCCAATCAATTAAAGATTTACAACTATTACTCCAATCACCTAAATTGCGAGGTGGTATTGGTGAGGAAGTGCTGGCTGATATGCTGGCTCAAATTTTCCCCAAAGGCAGTTTTTTTCTCCAGCACGGCTTTAAATCTGGAGCCAAAGTGGATGCAGCTATCAAAACTACGGCCGGTCTCTTATGCATTGATGCCAAATTTCCCATGGAAAATTTCCAAAAAAAGGTCAAAGCTGATACTGCTAAAGAGCGGGAGCAATTTGGTAAATTATTTACAGCCGATGTCAAAAAACATGTCAAAGATATTGCCAGTAAATATATTTTGGCAGATGAAGGGACAGTAGATTTTGCTTTTATGTATGTGCCCTCAGAAACTATTTTTTACGAAATTGCTAATACACCGGAAATTTTAGACTTTGCCAAAAGAAACCGGGTTTATCCGGTTTCGCCCAATACCCTATATTTGCATTTACAAACTATTTTACTGTCATTTGAGGGCCAGAAAATTGAAGCCAGGGCTAAGCAAATTATGAGCCTGCTTAAAACTTTGCAAACTGATTATGGCAAGCTTGATGATAATTTGCAGATTTTAGGTAAGCACTTAAATAACGCTTCCAACCAATACGTCAATACTTCGCAACAATTTGGGCGTTTGGGTCAAAAGCTCAATCAGAGTGAATTACTGGAGGGTGGAGAAAAATAA